In the genome of Nocardioides seonyuensis, one region contains:
- a CDS encoding VOC family protein codes for MRLDHISFAAGPDGLASTAQRIGQLLGTEFVTGGVHPRFGTRNMILPLADGTYFEIVEVLDHPASDKAPFGQAVRARSALGGGWLGWVVRVDDIAAIETRLGREAATGNRHRPDGQELRWRQIGVNGLLADPQLPFFIEWETGDDMHPGAGASGEYSLDCLEIAGDPHRVSEWLGENVEAPLEDFKVEWVAPNGTPGIVAAQIQTPSGLVRI; via the coding sequence ATGCGCCTGGATCACATCAGCTTCGCCGCGGGACCTGACGGTCTTGCCAGCACCGCGCAGCGCATCGGTCAGCTGCTCGGAACCGAGTTCGTCACCGGCGGGGTGCACCCACGCTTCGGCACCCGCAACATGATCCTGCCCCTCGCAGACGGCACCTACTTCGAGATCGTGGAGGTGCTCGACCACCCGGCGAGCGACAAGGCGCCGTTCGGCCAGGCGGTCCGGGCCAGGTCCGCACTCGGCGGTGGCTGGCTGGGGTGGGTCGTCCGCGTCGACGACATCGCCGCGATCGAGACACGGCTGGGCCGCGAGGCCGCGACCGGCAACCGCCACCGTCCCGACGGCCAGGAGCTCCGCTGGAGGCAGATCGGCGTCAACGGGCTGCTCGCCGACCCGCAGCTGCCGTTCTTCATCGAGTGGGAGACCGGCGACGACATGCACCCCGGCGCCGGCGCCAGCGGCGAGTACTCCCTCGACTGCCTCGAGATCGCCGGCGACCCCCACCGCGTGAGCGAGTGGCTCGGGGAGAACGTCGAGGCCCCGCTCGAGGACTTCAAGGTCGAGTGGGTCGCGCCCAACGGCACCCCCGGCATCGTCGCCGCGCAGATCCAGACACCCTCGGGGCTTGTCCGGATCTGA
- a CDS encoding class I SAM-dependent methyltransferase, with protein MSGSEVRPSPNIWHHPETYELENHAADPHGRLDAAMRSIASWEGRTLLDVGCGTGFHLPRWAEQAAAVIGVEPHPPLAALARRRTRRLPQVTVLDGTAQSLPLPDASVDVVHARWAYFFGPGCEPGLAELDRVVRRGGTAFVIDNDPTRSTFGSWFRRGYPEVDPVAVERFWSMRGWTRVPVDMGWSFSSRADLEAVVRIELPRDAAEAALAEHSGTEVDYAVNLWWRTFGS; from the coding sequence TTGTCCGGATCTGAGGTTCGGCCCAGCCCGAACATCTGGCACCACCCCGAGACCTACGAGCTCGAGAACCACGCGGCCGACCCACACGGCCGTCTCGATGCCGCCATGCGCTCGATCGCCTCGTGGGAGGGACGCACGCTCCTCGACGTGGGCTGCGGCACGGGCTTCCACCTGCCGCGATGGGCAGAGCAGGCCGCTGCGGTGATCGGCGTCGAGCCGCACCCTCCGCTGGCTGCGTTGGCGCGGCGTCGCACCCGTCGCCTGCCCCAGGTCACCGTGCTCGACGGCACGGCCCAGTCGCTGCCGCTGCCCGACGCGTCGGTCGACGTGGTGCACGCGCGGTGGGCTTACTTCTTCGGTCCCGGTTGTGAGCCCGGGCTCGCCGAGCTGGACCGTGTCGTACGACGCGGCGGCACCGCCTTCGTCATCGACAACGACCCGACCCGCTCGACGTTCGGCTCGTGGTTCAGGCGAGGCTACCCCGAGGTCGACCCGGTGGCCGTCGAGCGCTTCTGGTCGATGCGCGGCTGGACGCGGGTCCCGGTGGACATGGGCTGGTCCTTCTCCTCCCGCGCCGACCTCGAGGCCGTGGTGCGGATCGAGCTCCCGCGCGACGCCGCCGAGGCCGCCCTCGCCGAGCACTCCGGCACCGAGGTCGACTACGCCGTCAACCTGTGGTGGCGGACCTTCGGGTCCTAG
- a CDS encoding SigE family RNA polymerase sigma factor — MSHRDDDFVAYVDARGATLLRIARLLTAGDRHAAEDLVQTTLEKAYVAWPRIKRHDTQDAYVRSIMTRSAIDRTRRRQRRGEVLTDTVPESAHAPDGPEERDAVWSVLAALSARQRAVLVLRYYEDLSEAQIADALGCSPGTVKAHASRGVALMRELLADPSDLDATGPNR, encoded by the coding sequence GTGTCCCACCGAGACGACGACTTCGTCGCCTACGTCGACGCCCGCGGCGCGACGCTGCTTCGCATCGCGCGGTTGCTGACCGCGGGGGACAGGCACGCCGCCGAGGACCTGGTGCAGACGACCTTGGAGAAGGCCTACGTCGCGTGGCCGCGCATCAAGCGCCACGACACGCAGGACGCCTACGTCCGCTCGATCATGACCCGGTCGGCCATCGACCGGACGCGCCGTCGACAACGCCGCGGGGAGGTCCTCACCGACACGGTGCCCGAGTCCGCCCACGCCCCGGACGGACCCGAGGAGCGCGATGCGGTGTGGTCGGTGCTGGCCGCGCTGTCGGCACGCCAGCGTGCCGTGCTGGTGCTCCGCTACTACGAGGACCTCAGCGAGGCCCAGATCGCCGATGCCCTGGGCTGCAGCCCGGGCACGGTCAAGGCGCACGCCTCCCGCGGGGTCGCGCTCATGCGCGAGCTCCTCGCGGATCCTTCCGACCTCGACGCGACGGGACCGAACCGATGA